The sequence GAACAGTCCGCCGCCCACGGCGAATTGCGCCACGTAGACGTGAACCACGGAAATAAGCGCTATCCAGAACCCTCCGCCGAGGGTCGTCAGTTGCCATACGGGAAATTCCATGGCTTAGGCCTCCTTGCCGGATTTCAGGTACAGGCGGATCATCCATGCGATGACGCACATGCCAAGCACGAGGGCTACGAGGAACATGACGAGAGGCGAGGCCTGCCCCGTCACTTCGAGGTCCGTCACGCTGTAATACGGTTCAAGCATGAGCTTGCGCACCGCGTGGCGGGCCAGTGCCATGGCCAGAACCGTGAGCGCGGCCCACAGGATGGAGAGCCTGAGGTTTCGGCGTCCGGCCGCATGAATGATGAGCCCGGCGCCGAAAAGGGCTGCCAGCAGCGAGCCGGTGGCAAGCGCGTCGCCACCCATGAAGGCCAGCATGACGCGCTCCGGCAGGGCCACGAGAAACCAGAAGCCGAAACCGATGTTGATTACCGTCGCTCTGGCGAACCACTTGAGGCCTGTTGTCACCTGGGATTCCTTTCCGGCCCGTTTGCCGACAATGGCGACGGCCACGCCGCCGATGGCGAGCGCACCCGTCATGAAATGCAGATAGCGGGGCAGCAGCGTGGGATCACCGAAGTTCAGCATGGTCTCGCCGCCGTTCTTGAGATAGGCCGTCCACTCGCCGGGCACGAGCATGAGCGTCATGTTGTTCACGAACATGAATCCGATGAACAGCATGCACCCAAGGGACAAGGCGAGGAAAATGTTGCGGGACGTTCCAAGGGACTTGTATTTGAAGTCCCATATGTAGAAGCCGTAATACGCGATGAGCAGGAACGGGATGACCGCCAGCCACCAGCCGCCCATGAGCACCGTTCCGGCATAGTCGAACTGACCGTAGTTGACCTGCAGAAACAGCAGCGGCGCTACACCGAAGTTGATGGTGAGCGCCAGCATTGTAGGAATCTTCTTGGACATGCCGCGGGCAAGCGGTTCGGTTTTCCCTCCGGAATTCAAAAGGGAAATGACACCGCCGCCAAAAACGGCGTTCATCATAAGAATATGGGCCCAGAAGCCCAGAACGAGCAGCACGTCGAACCAGACCCAGCTCACGGGAATGGTCTGCGCCACAGGAATCAGGGAGCTCGGATTCATAAGTCACCTCCAGTGCCGGATACGATAACCCGATTTTTCGGAAAAAGTCACCCGGATCCGATTATTTTACGTTCAGGCACCGCTTGCCTTTCCCGGCAGAAGGGGTACACACTTGCCCCATTCGATATTTTCAAGGAGGCGAATCCATGTCCACCGCACTGCTCATCGATGCCGGGAACACCAACACCAAGCTCTGCATTGCAGACGAGACCGGTCTCAAGTCCAGCTACACCCTGCCCACGCGACCACGAAACACGGCCGACGACTGGGGCTTCAAGCTCATAGAGATACTTCGCCGGGAAGCACTGAACCCGGAGGACGTGGAGATGTGCGCCGTTTCGTCGGTGGTGCCGCCGCTGGACCCGCTGCTTTCGGAAATGAGCAAACGTTTCCTGAACGTGCGCGCCCGGTTCGTCCCCAGGGACCTGCCGCTGGCCATAGAAAATCGCTACGCGCGCCCCGAACAGGTCGGAGCAGACGTGCTGGTCACCGCCCTCGCGGCAAGACGCCTGCGCGAGGAGCGCTGCATCATTGTCGTGGATTACGGCACCGCCACCACGCTGGCCTGCATCGTGGACGACGCTTTCATGGGCGGCCTGATCTGTCCCGGCGTGCTCTCCTCCATGCGTTCTTTGCATGAAGGAACCGCCAAACTGCCTGCCGTGGAACTCGAAGTGGCCTCGGATGAACTCTCATGGGGAAGGACCACCTCGGAATGCCTTAATCAGGGCCTCGTGTTCGGCTTTGCCGAAATGACCTCCGGGCTTTGCCGCAAGCTCGGCAAGCAGATGGACGACACTCCCTATGTGATGGCCACCGGAGGGCTCGCTCCCGGCATCGCCCGCGTGTGTTCCGAGATCCGCGAAGTCCGCCCGGACCTGCTCATGGAAGGTCTCTGGATGGCCTGCTTCGAGTAGGGGATAGGGTGGGCAAGACGCTGGGTGGAGTTATTTCAGGCTGTCCAGCATGACCTGAAACACGTCTTCACGGCTAAGGTCGGAAGTGTCCACCACCACGGCGTCTTCGGCCGGACGCAGGGGGGCGACGGGCCGGTTGCGGTCCTGTTCGTCGCGTGCGGCGATCTGTTCCTTGAGTTCTTCAAGGTCTGCGGGAGAATTCATCTCCACGAGCTGGTCGTAACGGCGTTTGGCACGAACGGCCACGGTGGCGTCGAGGAAAAACTTGTCGGTGGCTTCGGGAAAAACCACGGTACCCATGTCGCGGCCCTCTGCCACGAGGTCGAAGCGCGCGCCGAGATCCTGCTGGGATTGCTTCAAGAAGGTACGGATCACCGGCAGCACGGCCACGTTCGAGGCCCACATGCCCACCTTCTCGGTGCGAATCTCGTCACCGATCGGGCGATCGTTCATGTGCAGCACGGTCTCGCTGCCGGAGCCGGAGAGGGCGAAGCGCAGGCCTTTGAGCTTTTGTTCGATTTCCTCGGCGGGCAGTTTCCAGCCGTTTTCACCCAGAAACAATGCTGTTGCGCGAAACATGGCGCCGGTGTCCAGATAGGCGATATCCAGTTTCGCTGCCAGCAGTTTGGCCATGGTGGATTTGCCGACCCCGGCGGGGCCGTCGATGGTCAC is a genomic window of Desulfovibrio oxyclinae DSM 11498 containing:
- a CDS encoding type III pantothenate kinase gives rise to the protein MSTALLIDAGNTNTKLCIADETGLKSSYTLPTRPRNTADDWGFKLIEILRREALNPEDVEMCAVSSVVPPLDPLLSEMSKRFLNVRARFVPRDLPLAIENRYARPEQVGADVLVTALAARRLREERCIIVVDYGTATTLACIVDDAFMGGLICPGVLSSMRSLHEGTAKLPAVELEVASDELSWGRTTSECLNQGLVFGFAEMTSGLCRKLGKQMDDTPYVMATGGLAPGIARVCSEIREVRPDLLMEGLWMACFE
- the cmk gene encoding (d)CMP kinase; translated protein: MAPNRIVTIDGPAGVGKSTMAKLLAAKLDIAYLDTGAMFRATALFLGENGWKLPAEEIEQKLKGLRFALSGSGSETVLHMNDRPIGDEIRTEKVGMWASNVAVLPVIRTFLKQSQQDLGARFDLVAEGRDMGTVVFPEATDKFFLDATVAVRAKRRYDQLVEMNSPADLEELKEQIAARDEQDRNRPVAPLRPAEDAVVVDTSDLSREDVFQVMLDSLK